A stretch of candidate division KSB1 bacterium DNA encodes these proteins:
- a CDS encoding tetratricopeptide repeat protein — translation MQRRRSPLARALLVTGIVLVVAGSSLAQTSADSLAMVLRSLFGDSVMASYSLEELQAYRQLYANRLAAREKERVALRQRGMRDAELFIAQNPQSRILDEVMMRLAELYYEQAEDDYLAAMRQYEEELAAYEHGERNSPPVEPRKDFSKALALLQAVRERFPHSQYMDDALYNQAFIFEALGQDTAAVALYQRVVEEFPQSRYLPNALMRIGEYYFSPPRNDLPKAIEFYQQVLKFPDSPRYDEALYRLGWSYYRLSQFPEAVSYFTLLADDIDRYSPLDARGAYTNPALRDESVEYIAISFLDYGGPARAAAYLNKIGGRPYGAQILKRMGDGYLKEKEEFRNAIYAYELLLALYPESPLAPVVQSRIVEAYRLLKDELKAYQSRNQLVSLYGEGSSWWARNTDANVRAEAQRLAEEALRDNITFLYQKGEATGDRDFYEQAVSDSRKYLERFPADSSAPRIHWNMALTLDTHLDDYAAAYTEYVAISQKYWDSRYQRQAAENAVALAREGAREEVAAAAAQAAVAREQQPGAVTKESAATIHARLVHPPTPLHPAEQRLAEAYDNYIMLFPHEPQTARMLVNAGALYYNHNQFKEALKYFKTLVKHFPDSEELANARYIIMESYFGKMDFTSAEAVAKRIIEDNPSPELVSKARRRLAESIFLAAELLAESEEHYKAGEEFDRVVAEVPDVEFGDLALFNAALEFDKAKEFNRAIETYLRLLAGWPASVYRLDALNNLAFDYREVDDFHNAALTYARLAELHVDPGKAKDALYNASICHAAAEEWEQAIRVNRQFLARYPETREAEDLAYDIAGYYLKLKDWQNASAAYGEFVTKYPASPRVVESYYRRGEYFAETGDKERAAGEYHKAVSSHEELKSKGLPGNDFYAAEALFALSELQYARFVAIELRLPKSQLQHALQEKRDLLLQLVKDYTRVAGMGTVRLYEATYRVGTCYEEFARSYGRQEIPRMDPAEEAVARNEAAEVAAQLYRRATDSYRNSIGVLTRLAEDYRRQLPVPPGADSVQVAASDSVLRVANRWIGRCKEKVCENLYTIGELKRLSAERLLAVPLPSGLDLLTSVEYRRQLLLVAVKPLLDAAAAAYAESAEAAEQLGVQNQLVALAKSSAIEVSNMLPDLFASLAAEVLEDYRNREAQYLALVETGARVTQAGEDLVELADQMANLLEFGAAFAVNFSEGYQETLKRARKHGLDGQGVAITEQKLTQGLFHYVERLDSICGMTKQRGQAFVGRYREQQEPVFRDAILTFEDNYFAAHEGLQQILRTGVAACDSLGIDNVWAKNLVLHLARFDPDTYAPRLGLRAVADTLATDLNWRAAWQYTKGWPTLDFDDKSWAVPTVVANVQGPKRPPGLYLWCVQPETVSVRFDSLAQGLVPQVEQRRGPLVYLRRTFSVVGLPVGGQVLLAADGSYNLFVNGHFVTQVVQPPEKPLGVYVHEVTDLLHEGENVVAVEAKDVDGEIDGLHLLLTWRTIPGWKEERQRLAPLVLDEKEKELLIQKREQIP, via the coding sequence ATGCAGCGAAGAAGGTCACCGCTGGCAAGGGCCTTGCTGGTAACGGGGATTGTCCTGGTGGTCGCCGGGTCATCTTTGGCGCAGACCTCTGCCGATTCGCTGGCCATGGTGCTCAGGTCGCTGTTCGGCGATAGCGTGATGGCCAGCTACTCATTGGAGGAATTGCAGGCCTATCGCCAGCTGTACGCCAACCGCTTGGCAGCACGCGAAAAGGAACGGGTGGCCCTCCGCCAGCGCGGCATGCGCGACGCCGAGCTCTTCATTGCTCAAAACCCCCAGAGTCGCATCCTCGACGAAGTGATGATGCGACTTGCCGAGCTCTACTATGAACAGGCAGAAGACGACTACTTGGCGGCCATGCGCCAGTACGAGGAAGAGCTTGCTGCCTACGAGCACGGCGAGAGGAACTCCCCCCCAGTGGAGCCGCGCAAGGACTTCAGCAAGGCATTGGCTCTGCTGCAGGCGGTGAGGGAGAGGTTTCCCCACAGCCAGTACATGGACGACGCGCTCTACAACCAGGCTTTCATTTTCGAGGCATTGGGGCAGGATACGGCCGCGGTGGCTCTGTATCAGCGCGTGGTGGAGGAGTTCCCGCAAAGCCGCTATCTGCCTAACGCGCTGATGCGCATCGGGGAGTACTACTTCAGCCCGCCGCGGAACGACTTGCCCAAGGCCATCGAGTTCTACCAGCAAGTCTTGAAGTTCCCGGACAGCCCCCGCTACGACGAGGCGCTGTACCGCTTGGGATGGAGTTACTATCGGCTCAGCCAATTCCCGGAGGCTGTGTCCTACTTCACGCTGCTGGCTGACGACATCGACCGGTACTCGCCCCTGGATGCGCGTGGCGCCTATACCAACCCGGCCCTGCGTGACGAATCGGTCGAGTACATCGCCATAAGCTTCCTTGATTACGGCGGACCTGCGCGTGCCGCGGCTTACCTGAACAAGATCGGCGGTCGACCGTACGGCGCGCAGATTCTCAAGCGCATGGGCGACGGGTACCTGAAGGAGAAGGAAGAGTTCCGCAATGCCATCTATGCCTACGAGCTGCTCTTGGCCCTTTACCCAGAGAGCCCCCTGGCGCCCGTGGTGCAAAGCCGCATTGTCGAAGCCTACCGTTTGCTCAAGGATGAGCTCAAGGCCTACCAGAGCCGCAACCAACTGGTGAGTCTGTACGGCGAAGGGTCCAGTTGGTGGGCAAGGAACACCGATGCGAACGTACGCGCAGAGGCGCAGCGCCTGGCCGAAGAGGCCCTGCGCGACAACATTACCTTCCTGTACCAGAAGGGCGAAGCCACGGGCGATCGGGACTTTTACGAGCAGGCGGTGAGCGACAGCCGGAAGTACCTGGAAAGGTTCCCTGCCGACTCCAGTGCGCCGCGCATTCACTGGAACATGGCCTTGACGCTAGATACCCATCTGGACGATTATGCGGCTGCCTACACGGAGTACGTGGCGATCAGTCAGAAGTATTGGGATTCGCGCTATCAAAGGCAGGCGGCCGAGAATGCCGTGGCCTTAGCGCGGGAGGGGGCGCGGGAAGAGGTAGCGGCTGCTGCCGCCCAGGCAGCTGTGGCCCGCGAGCAGCAGCCGGGAGCTGTGACCAAGGAGAGCGCGGCAACCATCCATGCGCGTCTGGTCCATCCGCCGACCCCGCTGCATCCGGCGGAACAGCGCCTTGCCGAGGCATACGACAACTACATCATGCTCTTCCCCCACGAGCCGCAGACCGCGCGCATGTTGGTCAATGCCGGCGCGCTGTACTACAACCACAATCAGTTCAAAGAGGCGCTCAAGTACTTCAAGACGCTCGTCAAGCACTTTCCCGACAGCGAAGAGCTGGCCAATGCGCGCTACATCATCATGGAGAGCTACTTCGGCAAGATGGATTTTACCAGCGCCGAGGCGGTGGCAAAGAGGATCATAGAAGACAACCCCTCGCCGGAGCTGGTCTCCAAGGCACGCCGCCGGCTGGCCGAATCCATCTTCTTGGCTGCCGAGCTGCTTGCCGAGTCCGAAGAGCACTACAAGGCAGGGGAAGAATTTGATCGCGTGGTGGCAGAGGTTCCGGATGTCGAGTTTGGCGACCTGGCGTTGTTCAATGCGGCGTTGGAGTTCGATAAGGCCAAGGAGTTCAATCGCGCCATCGAAACGTACCTCCGGCTGTTGGCCGGCTGGCCCGCTTCTGTCTATCGCCTGGACGCGCTCAACAACTTGGCTTTCGACTACCGGGAAGTGGATGATTTCCACAACGCGGCGTTGACCTACGCGCGGCTTGCCGAGCTGCACGTCGACCCGGGCAAGGCGAAGGACGCGCTGTACAATGCCAGCATTTGCCACGCAGCCGCTGAGGAGTGGGAACAGGCCATCCGGGTGAATCGCCAGTTCCTTGCTCGCTACCCGGAAACCCGCGAAGCTGAAGACCTCGCCTACGACATCGCCGGCTACTACCTGAAGCTGAAGGATTGGCAGAACGCAAGCGCGGCGTATGGCGAGTTTGTCACCAAATACCCTGCATCGCCCCGCGTCGTGGAGAGCTACTACCGGCGCGGCGAATATTTTGCCGAGACTGGCGACAAGGAGCGTGCAGCCGGCGAGTACCACAAGGCGGTGAGTAGCCACGAGGAGCTCAAGAGCAAGGGGCTGCCAGGCAACGATTTCTATGCCGCCGAGGCTCTCTTTGCGCTCAGTGAACTTCAGTATGCTCGCTTTGTCGCCATCGAGCTCCGGCTGCCGAAGAGCCAGCTGCAGCACGCGCTGCAGGAGAAGCGGGATTTGCTCCTGCAGTTGGTGAAGGACTACACGCGCGTGGCCGGTATGGGCACGGTCCGGCTCTACGAAGCCACCTACCGCGTGGGCACGTGCTATGAAGAGTTCGCGCGCAGCTACGGGCGGCAGGAAATACCACGCATGGACCCCGCCGAGGAAGCGGTGGCGCGCAATGAGGCAGCCGAGGTGGCCGCTCAGCTCTACCGCCGGGCCACCGATTCGTACCGCAATTCGATTGGCGTGTTGACGCGGCTGGCTGAGGATTACCGGCGCCAGCTCCCTGTGCCGCCAGGCGCGGATTCCGTGCAGGTGGCCGCAAGCGATAGCGTGCTTCGGGTGGCAAACCGCTGGATCGGGCGGTGCAAGGAAAAAGTCTGTGAAAATCTTTACACCATTGGCGAGCTGAAGAGACTCTCGGCTGAGCGCCTGCTTGCCGTGCCGCTGCCATCTGGCCTGGACCTGCTCACTTCCGTGGAGTACCGTCGGCAGCTCTTGCTCGTTGCCGTAAAACCGCTTCTTGACGCCGCGGCTGCCGCCTACGCGGAGAGCGCCGAGGCGGCGGAACAGCTTGGCGTGCAAAACCAGCTAGTGGCCCTCGCCAAGAGCAGCGCCATTGAGGTCTCTAACATGCTGCCAGACCTCTTTGCCTCCTTGGCGGCTGAGGTGCTTGAGGATTACCGGAACAGGGAAGCCCAGTATCTTGCTCTGGTGGAAACAGGTGCTCGCGTGACTCAGGCCGGCGAGGACCTGGTGGAGCTGGCAGACCAGATGGCCAACTTGCTGGAATTTGGCGCAGCATTTGCAGTCAACTTTAGCGAGGGCTACCAGGAAACCCTGAAGCGCGCGCGCAAGCATGGCCTCGATGGCCAAGGTGTGGCCATCACTGAGCAAAAGCTGACACAGGGCCTCTTCCACTACGTCGAGAGACTGGATAGCATTTGTGGCATGACCAAACAGCGCGGGCAGGCGTTTGTCGGTCGCTATCGCGAGCAGCAAGAGCCGGTGTTCAGAGACGCCATCCTCACTTTCGAGGACAACTACTTTGCCGCCCACGAGGGGCTGCAGCAGATCCTGCGCACGGGTGTTGCGGCGTGCGATTCGTTGGGCATCGACAATGTCTGGGCCAAGAACCTGGTGTTGCACCTGGCCCGTTTCGACCCCGATACTTATGCACCCCGGCTCGGCCTTCGCGCAGTGGCGGACACGCTGGCCACGGATCTCAACTGGCGGGCGGCGTGGCAGTACACCAAGGGTTGGCCGACATTAGATTTTGACGATAAGAGCTGGGCAGTGCCCACGGTGGTGGCGAATGTTCAAGGCCCCAAGCGGCCGCCAGGCCTGTACCTGTGGTGTGTGCAGCCGGAGACGGTGAGCGTGCGCTTCGACTCCCTCGCCCAAGGCCTTGTGCCCCAGGTTGAGCAGCGCCGTGGGCCCTTGGTCTACCTGCGCCGCACCTTTAGCGTGGTGGGCTTGCCGGTAGGCGGTCAGGTGCTCCTGGCAGCAGATGGCTCCTACAACCTGTTCGTCAACGGCCACTTTGTCACCCAGGTCGTGCAGCCGCCAGAGAAGCCTCTGGGTGTCTACGTGCACGAAGTGACTGACCTTCTCCATGAGGGAGAAAACGTGGTGGCCGTCGAGGCCAAAGATGTGGACGGCGAAATCGATGGGCTGCACCTGCTGCTGACTTGGCGTACCATTCCCGGCTGGAAGGAAGAGCGGCAGCGCCTTGCCCCGCTCGTGCTGGACGAGAAGGAGAAGGAGTTGCTTATCCAAAAGCGAGAGCAGATCCCTTAA